One Amycolatopsis sp. NBC_00355 genomic window carries:
- a CDS encoding ATP-binding protein: MSLDARPTDPGVLADENESVETVETTVKADLKELARVRGWARALLPDLTAELLTDIVMVLDELVSNALRHAKPPIRVRLRRDRGTLRIEIDDSSPVAAIPKSPSLKGGRGMWIVEKTSAAWGQLRRPGGKTVWAELALTRAGHR; this comes from the coding sequence ATGAGCCTCGACGCAAGACCCACCGATCCCGGTGTCCTCGCCGACGAGAACGAAAGCGTCGAAACCGTGGAAACCACCGTCAAGGCCGACCTCAAGGAGCTGGCGAGGGTCCGCGGCTGGGCCCGTGCCCTGCTGCCCGACCTCACGGCCGAGCTGCTGACCGACATCGTGATGGTGCTCGACGAGCTCGTCTCCAACGCGCTCCGCCACGCCAAGCCGCCGATCCGGGTGCGCCTGCGCCGCGACCGCGGCACGCTCCGGATCGAGATCGACGACAGCTCCCCGGTCGCCGCCATCCCCAAGTCACCGTCGCTCAAGGGCGGCCGCGGGATGTGGATCGTCGAGAAGACCAGCGCCGCCTGGGGTCAGCTGCGCCGTCCCGGCGGGAAGACCGTCTGGGCCGAGCTCGCCCTGACCCGCGCGGGTCACCGGTAG
- a CDS encoding cobalamin B12-binding domain-containing protein, with protein sequence MTSELRPVAVVSSTASDAHTWNLVYLQLLLEEHGFAVTNLGACVPDDLVVRECRRLDPDLVVLSTVNGHGHTDGLRLAPRLRAVLAGAALVIGGKLGVDGTSGRESLLREAGFDRVFGDGDIGAFCRYLAELPVRVAS encoded by the coding sequence GTGACTTCGGAACTCCGCCCGGTCGCCGTGGTCAGCAGCACGGCCTCCGACGCGCACACCTGGAACCTCGTGTACCTGCAGCTGCTGCTCGAAGAGCACGGCTTCGCGGTGACGAACCTCGGCGCGTGCGTCCCGGACGACCTCGTGGTGCGCGAGTGCCGCCGGCTGGACCCGGACCTGGTGGTGCTCAGCACCGTCAACGGCCACGGCCACACCGACGGCCTCCGGCTGGCCCCGCGCCTGCGGGCCGTGCTGGCCGGCGCGGCGCTGGTCATCGGCGGCAAGCTCGGCGTCGACGGCACCAGCGGCCGCGAGTCCCTGCTGCGGGAGGCGGGCTTCGACCGCGTCTTCGGCGACGGTGACATCGGTGCCTTCTGCCGCTACCTGGCCGAGCTGCCGGTGCGGGTGGCGTCGTGA
- a CDS encoding non-ribosomal peptide synthetase, with protein sequence MAGLLPRFRDAVRRSPERIAVRDTAATLTFAELDRRTAALAGALRAHGVGRGDRVGVGLGRGVDLVVALLAVWRTGAAYVPLDPTYPADRLAFMAGDAAIRALVSTTTPAWLPADAVVVDPAAEGPRTDDTAVSDLDPAYVIYTSGSTGRPKGVPAHHGAVAALVAALEQAGMYAGEPRVVAWNASVSFDASVQQWARVCRGDSVVVLDDDHRTDPARLVAWLDECAVTDLDLTPSHWTALREHLLGRSLRLFIGGEPIPEPMWRELAESPLEALNLYGPTESTVDATATWIAGPGGPHIGVPLAGIRAHVLDDALRPAAAGELYLSGPRLTAGYLGRPGLTAERFVPDPFGEPGTRLYRTGDEVRWSPGGALEFTGRLDRQVKLRGYRIELGEIEAVLRDAPGVTAAAVVLREDQLVAYHVGGEQPQVAAAGKLPEYMVPTAYVRLDALPRTPNGKLDTAALPAPVAEGGAAPSGPVEELIADVWSEVLGRDGVGADDDFFALGGHSLVALRVVARLKKNFGVPVSTKDVYRHPRLADLAKHVTALGAS encoded by the coding sequence ATGGCCGGCCTGCTCCCCCGCTTCCGCGACGCGGTCCGCCGCTCGCCGGAGCGGATCGCCGTGCGGGACACCGCGGCCACGCTGACCTTCGCCGAGCTGGACCGCCGGACCGCGGCGCTGGCCGGAGCCTTGCGCGCCCACGGCGTCGGCCGCGGCGACCGGGTCGGCGTCGGCCTCGGGCGTGGCGTTGACCTGGTGGTCGCCCTCCTCGCCGTCTGGCGGACCGGCGCGGCGTACGTCCCCCTCGACCCCACCTACCCGGCCGACCGGCTGGCCTTCATGGCCGGTGACGCGGCGATCCGCGCGCTCGTGTCGACGACCACGCCGGCCTGGCTCCCAGCGGACGCGGTCGTCGTCGACCCCGCCGCCGAGGGCCCGCGCACGGACGACACCGCGGTGTCGGACCTCGATCCCGCCTACGTGATCTACACGTCCGGCTCGACCGGACGGCCCAAGGGCGTCCCGGCGCACCACGGCGCGGTGGCCGCGCTCGTCGCCGCGCTGGAGCAGGCGGGCATGTACGCGGGCGAGCCGCGGGTCGTCGCGTGGAACGCCAGCGTGTCGTTCGACGCGTCGGTGCAGCAGTGGGCGCGGGTGTGCCGGGGTGACAGCGTCGTCGTGCTCGACGACGACCACCGGACCGACCCGGCCCGGCTGGTCGCCTGGCTGGACGAGTGCGCCGTGACCGACCTCGACCTGACGCCGTCGCACTGGACGGCGTTGCGCGAGCACCTGCTCGGCCGCTCGCTGCGGCTGTTCATCGGCGGCGAGCCGATCCCGGAACCGATGTGGCGCGAACTGGCCGAAAGCCCCTTGGAGGCGCTCAACCTCTACGGCCCGACGGAGTCCACTGTGGACGCCACGGCGACCTGGATCGCCGGGCCGGGCGGGCCGCACATCGGCGTGCCGCTGGCCGGGATCCGGGCCCACGTCCTGGACGACGCCCTGCGGCCGGCCGCGGCGGGCGAGCTGTACCTGTCCGGGCCCCGGCTCACCGCCGGGTACCTCGGCCGGCCGGGCCTCACCGCCGAGCGGTTCGTCCCCGATCCCTTCGGTGAACCCGGCACCCGGCTGTACCGGACCGGCGACGAGGTCCGCTGGTCCCCCGGCGGCGCGCTGGAGTTCACCGGCCGGCTCGACCGCCAGGTGAAGCTGCGCGGTTACCGGATCGAACTGGGCGAGATCGAAGCGGTGCTGCGGGACGCTCCCGGCGTCACCGCCGCGGCCGTGGTGCTGCGTGAGGACCAGCTGGTGGCCTACCACGTCGGCGGCGAGCAGCCGCAGGTCGCGGCGGCCGGGAAACTGCCGGAGTACATGGTCCCGACCGCGTACGTCCGGCTCGACGCGCTACCTCGCACGCCCAACGGCAAGCTGGACACCGCGGCCCTGCCCGCGCCGGTCGCCGAAGGCGGTGCGGCGCCCAGCGGGCCGGTCGAGGAGCTGATCGCGGACGTCTGGTCCGAGGTGCTCGGCCGCGACGGCGTCGGGGCCGACGACGACTTCTTCGCCCTCGGCGGGCATTCGCTGGTGGCGCTGCGCGTGGTGGCGCGGCTGAAGAAGAACTTCGGCGTCCCGGTGTCCACCAAGGACGTTTACCGGCACCCGCGGCTCGCCGACCTCGCCAAGCACGTCACGGCACTCGGCGCGAGCTGA
- a CDS encoding asparagine synthetase A, whose product MTDTYDGELPPALPVHLASPVTQSALRVQHQVLVAVREFLGGEGFTELLPPVIGPVTDPGVRGSKQLDVDYYGHRYKLMTSGILYKQASLLGFSKIFYIAPNVRAEPVETCSTRRHLAEFHQIDVELAGATRAQAQGVAERLVTHVVKHVLATVPGELTGLGRDLTELADVLAGAFGRMTHAAAVTRLHDLGHPQSPDAEIDWEGEELLSRKASQPFFVDDYPKGSRGFYDREATSEPGILRNFDLLAPGGFGELASGSERESDYARIVTRMRETGENPAKYGWYLDMVREGIPASAGFGLGLERLVRFLTGLDAVWRVNAYPKVPGLVAP is encoded by the coding sequence ATGACCGACACCTACGACGGCGAGCTGCCACCCGCGCTGCCCGTGCACCTCGCCTCGCCCGTCACGCAGAGCGCGTTGCGCGTGCAGCACCAGGTGCTGGTCGCGGTGCGGGAGTTCCTCGGCGGGGAGGGCTTCACCGAGCTGCTGCCGCCGGTGATCGGCCCGGTCACCGACCCCGGCGTCCGCGGCTCGAAGCAGCTGGACGTCGACTACTACGGCCACCGCTACAAGCTCATGACCAGCGGAATCCTGTACAAGCAGGCGTCGCTGCTGGGCTTCTCGAAGATCTTCTACATCGCGCCGAACGTCCGGGCCGAACCCGTCGAGACGTGCTCGACGCGGCGGCACCTCGCGGAGTTCCACCAAATCGACGTCGAGCTGGCCGGCGCGACCCGGGCGCAGGCCCAGGGCGTCGCGGAACGGCTGGTGACGCACGTCGTGAAGCACGTGCTCGCGACCGTCCCCGGCGAGCTGACCGGGCTGGGCCGCGACCTCACGGAACTGGCCGACGTCCTCGCCGGCGCGTTCGGCCGGATGACGCACGCCGCCGCCGTCACCCGGCTGCACGACCTCGGCCACCCGCAGAGCCCGGACGCGGAGATCGACTGGGAGGGCGAGGAGCTGTTGTCCCGCAAGGCGTCCCAGCCGTTCTTCGTCGACGACTACCCCAAGGGCTCCCGCGGCTTCTACGACCGCGAAGCCACCAGCGAGCCGGGCATCCTGCGCAACTTCGACCTCCTCGCGCCGGGCGGCTTCGGCGAGCTGGCCAGCGGCAGTGAGCGCGAGTCCGACTACGCCCGGATCGTCACGCGGATGCGCGAGACGGGGGAGAACCCGGCGAAGTACGGCTGGTACCTCGACATGGTGCGCGAGGGCATCCCGGCGAGCGCGGGCTTCGGCCTGGGCCTGGAGCGGCTCGTCCGGTTCCTCACCGGCCTCGACGCGGTGTGGCGGGTCAACGCCTACCCGAAGGTGCCCGGGCTGGTGGCACCGTGA
- a CDS encoding glutamate synthase-related protein produces the protein MRAAGFPEEAVRARAARGAAAVFPAESAYGSEVFGGASSPGDELDRARLVPPVFVPERLEKLIELGREPLFSDVDLTTGIGGFASSLPVFLSAFGSTQLGGSELAVAASRQAGRLGVPMVVGENVVPVKGYANALLTRVRAYTDEVPDGLGGVVVQQSTEDADAEVWNLVYSDPASAPLLSTGRLGFELKVGQGAKPGLGGMTLLDGVTAARVDGQYALTELFADRVLRSGSPGTFTGEILRQQIRLMRNNFPRARVWVKLPPGRDIAEATRVAWAAGADAVTVDGAEGGTGWAPTAFLDHVGLPLAECLRRIGPPPGCLLAGGRMWEGTRVVKALALGARAAALGRAALIAVDEDRAEGLVRLVEALALEAKLLISALGKYRPGALTADDVWPGAGAAAAAAGAGAAASAAAAAAAAADAGAAAAGAAGELPLDLPVRAVPTA, from the coding sequence GTGAGGGCGGCCGGCTTCCCCGAGGAGGCGGTCCGGGCCCGGGCCGCACGGGGCGCGGCGGCGGTCTTCCCGGCGGAATCCGCGTACGGCAGCGAGGTGTTCGGCGGCGCGTCTTCCCCTGGTGACGAGCTGGACCGGGCGCGGCTGGTGCCCCCGGTGTTCGTCCCGGAGCGGCTGGAGAAGCTGATCGAGCTGGGCCGCGAGCCGCTGTTCTCCGACGTCGACCTGACCACCGGGATCGGCGGCTTCGCGTCGTCGCTGCCAGTGTTCCTGTCGGCGTTCGGCTCGACGCAACTCGGCGGGAGCGAACTGGCGGTGGCGGCGTCCCGGCAGGCCGGCCGACTCGGCGTCCCGATGGTCGTCGGCGAGAACGTGGTGCCGGTCAAGGGCTACGCGAACGCCCTGCTCACCCGCGTCCGGGCGTACACGGACGAGGTGCCGGACGGGCTCGGCGGCGTCGTGGTGCAGCAGAGCACCGAGGACGCCGACGCCGAAGTCTGGAACCTCGTGTACAGCGACCCGGCGTCCGCGCCGCTGCTTTCCACCGGCCGGCTGGGCTTCGAACTGAAGGTGGGCCAGGGGGCGAAGCCGGGCCTGGGCGGCATGACCCTGCTGGACGGCGTGACGGCGGCCCGTGTCGACGGCCAGTACGCGCTCACGGAGCTTTTCGCGGACCGCGTGCTGCGTTCCGGCAGCCCCGGCACGTTCACCGGCGAGATCCTGCGGCAGCAGATCCGCTTGATGCGCAACAACTTCCCGCGCGCCCGCGTCTGGGTGAAGCTCCCACCGGGCCGCGACATCGCGGAGGCCACCCGAGTCGCCTGGGCCGCGGGAGCGGACGCGGTCACGGTCGACGGCGCGGAAGGCGGCACGGGCTGGGCGCCGACGGCGTTCCTGGACCACGTCGGACTGCCCCTGGCGGAGTGCCTGCGCCGGATCGGCCCTCCGCCGGGCTGCCTGCTGGCGGGCGGCCGCATGTGGGAGGGCACCCGGGTGGTCAAGGCCCTGGCTCTCGGGGCCCGCGCGGCAGCCCTCGGCCGAGCGGCGCTGATCGCCGTGGACGAGGACCGCGCGGAAGGCCTGGTACGGCTGGTGGAGGCGCTGGCGTTGGAGGCGAAGCTGCTGATCAGCGCCCTGGGCAAGTACCGCCCCGGCGCGTTGACGGCCGACGACGTCTGGCCCGGTGCCGGTGCCGCTGCCGCCGCTGCCGGCGCCGGTGCCGCTGCCAGTGCCGCCGCTGCCGCCGCTGCCGCCGCTGACGCCGGTGCCGCTGCCGCCGGTGCCGCCGGTGAACTGCCGCTCGACCTGCCGGTCCGGGCCGTTCCCACCGCTTAG
- a CDS encoding TauD/TfdA family dioxygenase: protein MGSLGVKEFLPLDWVVEPGEPASAEVGGLTGLDDAVAWLAAAAPSLRTALHRHGSLHLRGLPIASVDDFGVVRDTLMPARTPYREKATPRSDFGNGVFSSTDLPAAQRIRMHNENSYTLTFPGLLMFSCLIAPPEGGATPVADVRKVLRALPPELVAKVRAHGWLLNRSYSEHISTDWQTAFAATTREDVERYCAENLIACRWLDDGHLRTSQVRPGVVSHPVTGEEVWFNHLAFWNEWSLDDELRETLIDEFGRDDLPFNTAIGDGSPLTRDELAALDAAYDAATVRKRWQPGDLLLVDNILSTHGRDPFRGDRKIVVAMGEPVDVVDCAPTVPPAANEAL from the coding sequence ATGGGTTCCCTGGGCGTCAAAGAGTTCCTGCCGCTCGACTGGGTGGTCGAGCCCGGCGAGCCGGCGAGTGCCGAGGTCGGCGGTCTGACCGGCCTCGACGACGCGGTGGCGTGGCTGGCCGCGGCGGCGCCGTCGCTGCGGACGGCGTTGCACCGGCACGGCTCCCTGCACCTGCGCGGCCTGCCGATCGCGAGCGTCGACGACTTCGGCGTCGTACGCGACACGCTGATGCCGGCCCGCACGCCGTACCGCGAGAAGGCGACGCCGCGCAGCGACTTCGGCAACGGCGTCTTCTCGTCCACCGACCTGCCCGCCGCGCAGCGGATCCGGATGCACAACGAGAACAGCTACACGCTCACCTTCCCCGGGCTGCTGATGTTCTCCTGCCTGATCGCGCCGCCGGAAGGCGGGGCGACGCCGGTCGCGGACGTCCGGAAGGTGCTCCGCGCGCTGCCGCCGGAGCTGGTGGCGAAGGTCCGCGCGCACGGCTGGCTGCTCAACCGCAGCTACTCCGAGCACATCTCCACCGACTGGCAGACCGCGTTCGCCGCGACCACCCGCGAAGACGTCGAGCGCTACTGCGCCGAGAACCTGATCGCGTGCCGCTGGCTCGACGACGGCCACCTGCGCACCAGCCAGGTGCGCCCGGGCGTCGTCAGCCACCCGGTCACCGGCGAGGAGGTCTGGTTCAACCACCTGGCCTTCTGGAACGAGTGGTCGCTCGACGACGAGCTGCGCGAGACGCTGATCGACGAGTTCGGCCGCGACGACCTGCCGTTCAACACCGCGATCGGCGACGGCTCCCCGCTGACCCGCGACGAGCTGGCCGCGCTCGACGCCGCCTACGACGCCGCGACGGTGCGCAAGCGGTGGCAGCCGGGCGACCTGCTGCTCGTCGACAACATCCTGTCCACGCACGGGCGCGACCCGTTCCGCGGCGATCGCAAGATCGTCGTCGCGATGGGTGAGCCGGTCGACGTCGTGGACTGCGCGCCGACCGTGCCCCCGGCCGCGAACGAGGCGCTCTGA
- a CDS encoding FAD-dependent monooxygenase, with translation MTSNAETPLDVETTEVVIAGGGPVGLTLAHELGARGIDCVLLEPRPAPSLASPRCKQLNPRSMELFRRLGIAGAVRENAPLPFGWSDSAVFCTSLTGHRLERFDGVFALGDVQRTELAEPALWCAQNHVEEALRDTITRRETVSARWGWTLSGLEQDATGVTATATDDTGRERVVRGSYLVGADGARSAVRRACGIPLAGRSHEIRNVQVIFDAPGLSARHELGRAVQYWVVNPEVNGLMGTLDTEDLWWAIIINAPEDADAAWCARAVHRMIGTDAPISVRATDPWTSRMLVADRYRDGRCFLAGDAAHQNPPWGGFGANTGIGDAADLGWKLAAALRGWAGPGLLGSYEIERRPIAQRAIAESERNMRVLTGELAAPGLDDDGPDGRAARAKTAELIRQAKTAEMYTLGFVLGTAYPGSPVIVPDDGPAPASTGSEYRPSGAPGHRLPHQWLDRDRSLQDELGPGFTLLEVAAPPAPEWETAAAAAGVPLTRFRLNRPDLHGLYAARYVLVRPDGYVAWRGQTSPGDPGAVLDHARGCAV, from the coding sequence ATGACGAGCAACGCGGAAACGCCCCTCGACGTGGAGACCACGGAGGTCGTCATCGCCGGCGGCGGCCCGGTCGGCCTGACCCTCGCCCACGAACTCGGCGCGCGGGGCATCGACTGCGTCCTGCTCGAACCGCGGCCGGCGCCGAGCCTGGCGTCCCCGCGGTGCAAGCAGCTGAACCCCCGGTCGATGGAGCTCTTCCGGCGCCTGGGCATCGCCGGCGCCGTCCGGGAAAACGCTCCCCTGCCGTTCGGCTGGTCCGACTCGGCGGTCTTCTGCACCTCGCTCACCGGGCACCGGCTGGAACGCTTCGACGGCGTCTTCGCCCTCGGCGACGTCCAGCGGACGGAACTGGCCGAACCCGCGCTCTGGTGCGCGCAGAACCACGTCGAAGAGGCCTTGCGCGACACCATCACCCGGCGGGAGACGGTCAGCGCGCGCTGGGGCTGGACGTTGAGCGGCCTCGAGCAGGACGCCACCGGCGTCACCGCCACCGCGACGGACGACACGGGGCGCGAGCGCGTGGTGCGGGGCAGCTACCTCGTCGGTGCCGACGGGGCCCGCAGCGCGGTCCGGCGGGCGTGCGGCATCCCGCTGGCCGGGCGGAGCCACGAGATCCGCAACGTCCAGGTCATCTTCGACGCGCCCGGGCTGTCCGCCCGCCACGAGCTCGGCCGCGCCGTGCAGTACTGGGTCGTGAACCCCGAGGTCAACGGCCTGATGGGCACGCTGGACACCGAAGACCTGTGGTGGGCCATCATCATCAACGCGCCGGAAGACGCCGACGCCGCGTGGTGCGCACGGGCGGTCCACCGGATGATCGGCACCGACGCCCCGATCAGCGTGCGGGCGACCGATCCCTGGACGTCCCGGATGCTGGTGGCCGACCGCTACCGGGACGGGCGGTGTTTCCTGGCCGGGGACGCCGCGCACCAGAACCCGCCGTGGGGCGGGTTCGGCGCCAACACCGGCATCGGGGACGCCGCCGACCTCGGCTGGAAGCTCGCGGCCGCGCTGCGCGGCTGGGCCGGCCCCGGGCTGCTCGGCTCCTACGAAATCGAACGCCGTCCCATCGCGCAGCGCGCCATCGCCGAGTCCGAACGGAACATGCGGGTGCTGACCGGCGAGCTCGCCGCGCCGGGCCTGGACGACGACGGGCCGGACGGCCGGGCCGCGCGCGCCAAGACCGCGGAGCTGATCCGGCAGGCCAAGACGGCCGAGATGTACACCCTCGGTTTTGTGCTCGGCACCGCGTACCCCGGCTCGCCCGTCATCGTGCCCGACGACGGCCCCGCGCCCGCCTCCACCGGCTCGGAGTACCGGCCGTCCGGCGCTCCGGGCCACCGGCTGCCGCACCAGTGGCTCGACCGGGACCGCTCGCTCCAGGACGAACTCGGCCCCGGTTTCACGCTCCTGGAGGTCGCCGCACCCCCGGCGCCCGAATGGGAGACCGCCGCGGCCGCGGCCGGCGTTCCGTTGACGCGCTTCCGGCTCAACCGGCCGGATCTGCACGGTCTCTACGCCGCCCGGTACGTCCTGGTCCGGCCCGACGGCTACGTCGCGTGGCGCGGGCAGACGTCCCCCGGTGATCCCGGCGCGGTGCTCGACCACGCCCGGGGATGTGCGGTGTGA
- a CDS encoding thioesterase II family protein, which translates to MDNLPNIVVRARPNPDATKTLVCLGFCGGGSGPYLPWADVLPPDVELVTICYPGRDGRFLDDFAPDWDALAEDATDAVTAAAAPRPYLLFGHSMGGWMAFDVADRLQRRGGPLPETLIVSSANAPSRGLTPRDMFPAQQDTDEQLVMWMRTNGLLPGYVLDDPELSEMALELMRADIRVRDTFGYTEGATVGVPLQVLTGADDDVIVPETAEQWKSLARNGYQHVELPGGHFYTPEIWRTLPTRIPALAPVPAAR; encoded by the coding sequence ATGGACAACCTCCCCAACATCGTGGTCCGGGCCCGGCCCAACCCGGACGCGACGAAGACGTTGGTGTGCCTCGGTTTCTGCGGCGGCGGCTCCGGCCCGTACCTGCCGTGGGCCGACGTGCTGCCACCCGACGTCGAGCTCGTGACGATCTGCTACCCGGGCCGTGACGGCCGGTTCCTCGACGACTTCGCCCCCGACTGGGACGCGCTCGCCGAGGACGCGACCGACGCCGTGACGGCGGCCGCCGCGCCCCGGCCGTACCTCCTGTTCGGGCACAGCATGGGCGGCTGGATGGCGTTCGACGTCGCCGACCGCCTGCAGCGCCGGGGCGGCCCGCTGCCGGAGACGCTCATCGTGTCGTCGGCGAACGCGCCGAGCCGCGGCCTCACCCCGCGGGACATGTTCCCCGCGCAGCAGGACACCGACGAGCAGCTGGTGATGTGGATGCGCACCAACGGCCTGCTGCCGGGGTACGTGCTCGACGACCCGGAGCTGAGCGAGATGGCCCTGGAGCTCATGCGAGCCGACATCCGGGTGCGGGACACGTTCGGCTACACCGAAGGCGCGACGGTCGGCGTCCCGCTGCAGGTGCTCACCGGGGCCGACGACGACGTGATCGTGCCGGAGACGGCCGAGCAGTGGAAGTCACTGGCCCGCAACGGGTACCAGCACGTCGAACTCCCCGGCGGGCACTTCTACACCCCGGAGATCTGGCGGACCCTGCCGACGCGGATCCCGGCCCTCGCGCCGGTTCCGGCGGCCCGCTGA
- a CDS encoding phosphatase PAP2 family protein → MPARRWLIVAAACLVALILVYVLAVLTVTGQELENAALRGADQAAARDQTAADQSLSRITVYSLGVAVVLVAVIGFLRRRPALAAAAVGVIVAGQVVTQGLKRFVLPRPSLVPLTGHYADNSMPSGHTTIAMTVLFAALLVVPYRWRGLTMVLLLSWAVGIGAYTVTAKWHRLSDTLAADAIALGLACLASWWLARRGVVRRYEGRRRIPRVLVVVVAALGGLGFLALGGFLIGAALSQDGLDATLRDNTWVVYLAASSLASAGSVAAALVFLGTWRRLEIP, encoded by the coding sequence TTGCCCGCTCGCCGCTGGCTGATCGTCGCCGCCGCCTGCCTCGTCGCGCTGATCCTGGTCTACGTCCTCGCGGTGCTGACCGTCACCGGCCAGGAGCTGGAGAACGCTGCCCTGCGCGGAGCCGACCAGGCCGCCGCCCGCGACCAGACCGCGGCCGATCAGAGCCTGTCGCGGATCACCGTCTATTCCCTCGGCGTCGCCGTCGTGCTGGTGGCCGTGATCGGGTTCCTGCGCCGGCGGCCGGCTCTCGCGGCCGCGGCGGTGGGAGTGATCGTCGCCGGCCAGGTCGTGACGCAGGGGCTCAAGCGGTTCGTGCTGCCGCGGCCGTCGCTCGTGCCGCTCACCGGCCACTACGCGGACAACAGCATGCCCAGCGGGCACACCACGATCGCCATGACGGTGCTGTTCGCCGCGCTGCTCGTCGTGCCCTACCGCTGGCGCGGCCTGACGATGGTCCTGCTGTTGTCCTGGGCGGTCGGCATCGGCGCCTACACGGTGACGGCGAAGTGGCACCGCCTCTCCGACACCCTCGCCGCGGACGCGATCGCCCTCGGGCTCGCCTGCCTGGCGTCGTGGTGGCTCGCGCGCCGCGGCGTGGTCCGCCGGTACGAGGGCCGGCGCCGGATCCCGCGGGTGCTCGTCGTGGTCGTCGCCGCCCTGGGCGGGCTGGGTTTCCTGGCCCTGGGCGGTTTTCTGATCGGGGCGGCGCTCAGCCAGGACGGTCTCGACGCGACTCTGCGCGACAACACCTGGGTGGTCTACCTGGCCGCGAGTTCGCTCGCCTCGGCCGGGTCGGTGGCCGCGGCGCTGGTGTTCCTGGGGACCTGGCGCCGCCTCGAGATCCCGTGA
- a CDS encoding methylaspartate mutase has protein sequence MSVPFGTFVAREHAAGRLVVQPRMGFPAPSAMRAGLLATRAAAATTVGTLTLDSYTRVGDLVAAARALAEGAPLNGFPLVTHGAEATRAMLDGVLGPDFPVQVRHGSARPQDIVATLVAAGLDATEGGPVSYCLPYSRTPLRTAMRHWVEACGSLVATGGLVHLETFGGCMLGQLCPPGMLVAISVLEAIFFAQQGIRSVSLSYAQQTDPAQDEEAVRALRLLAARYLPGVEWHVVLYAYMGVYPRTPDGAARLLTSAARLAVRSGAARLIVKTAAEAHRIPTVEENVDALELAARVAAATPAGADVEDTGIHAEAATLVEAVLDLDDDLAGALPAAFARGLLDIPYCLHPDNAGRARSYLDPAGRLQWADTGGLPIGPAPGGARPRRTGSAELLAALSHVERKFDTPPAVRAGARPGGAL, from the coding sequence GTGAGCGTGCCGTTCGGGACGTTCGTCGCCCGGGAGCACGCGGCGGGCCGCCTGGTCGTCCAGCCGCGGATGGGCTTCCCGGCGCCGTCGGCCATGCGCGCCGGGCTGCTGGCCACGCGCGCGGCCGCGGCCACCACGGTCGGCACCCTGACGCTCGACAGCTACACCCGCGTCGGCGACCTCGTCGCGGCGGCCCGCGCCCTGGCCGAAGGCGCGCCCCTCAACGGCTTCCCGCTCGTCACGCACGGCGCCGAGGCGACCCGCGCGATGCTGGACGGCGTGCTCGGCCCGGACTTCCCGGTCCAGGTGCGGCACGGTTCGGCCCGCCCACAGGACATCGTCGCGACGCTGGTGGCGGCCGGTCTCGACGCGACCGAGGGCGGCCCGGTGTCGTACTGCCTGCCCTACAGCCGCACCCCGCTGCGGACGGCGATGCGGCACTGGGTGGAAGCCTGCGGTTCGCTGGTCGCCACGGGTGGCTTGGTCCACCTCGAGACGTTCGGCGGCTGCATGCTGGGCCAGCTCTGCCCGCCGGGCATGCTGGTCGCGATCAGCGTCCTGGAAGCGATCTTCTTCGCCCAGCAAGGCATCCGCAGCGTCTCATTGAGCTACGCGCAGCAGACCGACCCGGCGCAGGACGAGGAGGCGGTGCGGGCGCTGCGCCTGCTGGCCGCGCGCTACCTGCCCGGCGTCGAGTGGCACGTGGTGCTCTACGCCTACATGGGCGTCTACCCGCGGACGCCGGACGGCGCCGCCCGGCTGCTGACGTCCGCCGCGCGGCTCGCGGTGCGTTCCGGCGCGGCCCGGCTGATCGTGAAGACGGCCGCCGAGGCGCACCGGATCCCGACCGTCGAGGAGAACGTCGACGCGCTCGAACTCGCCGCCCGCGTCGCCGCCGCGACTCCTGCCGGGGCCGACGTCGAGGACACCGGGATCCACGCCGAAGCCGCGACGCTGGTTGAGGCCGTGCTGGACCTGGACGACGACCTCGCCGGCGCGCTGCCGGCGGCGTTCGCCCGCGGCCTGCTCGACATCCCCTACTGCCTGCACCCGGACAACGCCGGCCGGGCGCGCAGCTACCTCGACCCCGCCGGCCGGCTGCAGTGGGCGGACACCGGCGGCCTGCCGATCGGCCCGGCACCCGGTGGCGCGCGGCCGCGGCGGACCGGCTCGGCCGAGCTGCTGGCCGCGCTTTCACACGTGGAACGGAAGTTCGACACGCCCCCGGCTGTCCGGGCCGGGGCCCGACCCGGAGGAGCGTTATGA